The following proteins are co-located in the Veillonellaceae bacterium genome:
- a CDS encoding stilbene synthase, whose protein sequence is MSMPKILGVATAVPKHAVNQDEVKQFVAAMFNDNFHGLGRMLSIFDNGNIKTRYFSCPLDWYSKPHSFNEANNQFEKTALELAINAVSSAIERAGVDPQDISGVVFVTSTGITTPTLDAKLIQKLGLSFHSVRLPVWGLGCAGGISGLARAAEMANSLPSSYVVVVSVELCSITFQQNDFSKSNLVGTSIFADGAAAAVLGLNGAGPEIIGSYSTLFPDTEDIMGWDVVETGLKVRFSRDIPSIIRRHLPKLLDEACSCWGLTQAEINHYIVHPGGAKVLTAYNESLGLINGELAEAEDILKHYGNMSSASVFFVLEQFLANTSANNSYGVMLALGPGFSAEQVLFRW, encoded by the coding sequence ATGTCCATGCCGAAAATTCTTGGGGTGGCTACAGCGGTGCCGAAACATGCTGTTAACCAAGACGAGGTAAAGCAATTTGTCGCTGCTATGTTTAACGACAATTTCCATGGGCTTGGGCGAATGTTGTCCATTTTTGATAATGGCAATATAAAAACTCGGTACTTCTCTTGTCCGCTCGATTGGTATTCGAAACCCCATTCGTTCAATGAAGCAAATAACCAGTTCGAAAAAACGGCGCTCGAGCTTGCAATCAATGCGGTCTCGTCGGCAATTGAACGTGCTGGGGTAGATCCCCAAGATATTAGCGGCGTGGTATTTGTAACTTCAACGGGTATTACTACTCCTACCTTAGATGCAAAGCTTATTCAGAAGTTAGGCTTATCTTTTCATTCCGTTCGTCTCCCTGTATGGGGATTGGGCTGTGCCGGCGGGATAAGCGGGCTGGCTCGAGCAGCTGAGATGGCTAATTCGCTGCCGAGTAGCTATGTAGTAGTTGTTTCGGTTGAATTATGCAGTATTACCTTTCAGCAAAACGACTTTTCTAAGTCAAATTTAGTTGGCACAAGTATTTTTGCTGATGGAGCTGCCGCCGCAGTGTTGGGGTTAAATGGGGCGGGGCCGGAAATAATCGGAAGCTACAGCACCTTGTTTCCGGATACTGAGGACATTATGGGATGGGATGTTGTTGAAACAGGGCTGAAAGTTCGCTTTTCCCGGGATATACCAAGTATTATTAGGCGGCATCTGCCCAAGTTATTAGATGAGGCCTGCAGCTGCTGGGGGCTGACACAGGCAGAAATAAATCATTATATTGTTCACCCGGGCGGGGCCAAAGTCCTTACGGCCTATAACGAAAGTCTTGGCCTTATTAACGGTGAGCTGGCTGAAGCTGAGGACATCCTTAAACACTATGGCAATATGTCGAGTGCGTCAGTTTTCTTTGTTTTAGAGCAGTTTTTAGCAAACACTTCTGCTAATAATAGCTACGGCGTTATGTTGGCGCTAGGGCCTGGTTTTAGCGCAGAGCAGGTGTTATTCCGATGGTAG
- a CDS encoding DUF2703 domain-containing protein: MNKEKCCSGMAVELKGCSKSNNSSLDEPAEKKTLIEFMFIDLTTCDRCIGTDASLDEAIGEASLFLRNIGYNVEVRKTLVEDEQQAEALGFISSPTIRINGRDIQLDIKESRCSCCGEIAGQDIDCRVWIWQGREYTAPPKAMIIDAILRNIYGAKRTMVLPQRPKQVPDNLKRFFAAVSKQKQ; the protein is encoded by the coding sequence GTGAACAAAGAAAAGTGCTGCTCCGGAATGGCGGTTGAGCTGAAGGGTTGCAGCAAGAGTAATAATAGTAGCTTAGATGAACCCGCCGAGAAAAAAACCCTTATTGAGTTTATGTTTATTGATTTAACAACGTGTGACCGTTGTATTGGCACTGATGCCAGTTTAGACGAGGCGATTGGCGAGGCGTCACTGTTTCTGCGTAATATCGGATATAATGTTGAAGTGCGGAAGACTTTAGTAGAAGATGAACAGCAGGCAGAGGCGTTGGGATTTATCAGTTCGCCGACAATTCGAATTAACGGGCGCGATATCCAACTCGATATTAAAGAGAGTCGGTGCAGCTGCTGCGGGGAAATTGCCGGGCAGGATATTGATTGCCGGGTTTGGATTTGGCAGGGTAGAGAATACACTGCGCCGCCCAAGGCCATGATTATTGACGCCATACTTCGCAATATCTATGGAGCTAAGAGAACCATGGTTTTGCCGCAGAGGCCTAAGCAGGTTCCGGATAACTTAAAGCGCTTTTTTGCTGCGGTTTCTAAACAAAAGCAATAA